In Cryptomeria japonica chromosome 1, Sugi_1.0, whole genome shotgun sequence, the sequence CATACCTTGTCAAGCACTTTGGGAACAAAATTTCATGGATAGTTGAGTGGGGGTACCATTGTTTATCATTGGTGAGCCTTTAACACTAGCTATGAAGGAATGAAACAAAAATGCCATTTAAAAGGCAAACATGTTCATAGGCATAGAAACCAAAGAGGTACAATAACAAATATATAAAATGAGCTAAAATATTTCTTTTTGAAGCAATATAGCATGGCCACAAGAAAACCCAACAAACCCTAATATAGTAGTCTCAAGTTGTCCAAATTTCCAAATGCAATAATCCTAAGATGACATATTGAGTGATaccattttttttcatttataagccTTTCTTAAACCTTTATTTTGGATGAAAGACATTAGttttcataattcataaaattgaatCTTCAATTATTTTTGAATGATTGTGTAAATCATTTTTCACAAACATTTTAGATTAAACTCCATAATCTATGATgctcttttatttttaattttaattttaattttcatttatttttttaatattttcttagATTATTTCACCCTAACGTTTATAAGAtgcttttataaattttaattaataatgcTCAAAAGatattgatattttcttttatCCCAATGCATTTCATTAAGTGGAGAGATTGGTTTCAAAGGCTTCCATCTAATCAATGCCAAATATACAACGTACACATAAAATTTGATTTATACAGTATTATTATCGCTTATTCCTTCCGGTAAGACCATTGTTGGAAAATATGTCCTCATGATATCACAAGACCGTAATTATAGCTTTTTCTTGTATGGAAACCAGTTCAAGTTTAGCTTTTCTATTGTGGAATAGCTTCGACTAAGCAATAATAACACTCAATAATGACATCGTATCTTTTTCTAATGTACGAGAGGAAACTATCGTGAAGAAAGACAAAATCGGTTTTCTTGTTAAGGACTTATAATTTGGAACGAATGGTAGATGGAAAACTAAATTATGATCTTCAGATATTAGAGGAGATGCACGTTACAAGAAAAGGAAGTCCACAAACATGATTGAACAACGATGAAAACTATAGAGAAAATGGAGCAGAGAAATAATTAAAGCCTTATCAGACTGGTCGTTGAGCAGTCCTCCAAAACAAAGCTATAACAATCATGGACGTCTATATTTCTAGATGAGGATAGAAAAAAATGATGAATGAAACTGTATATGACAATCTATTACTAACGCATAATAAAAGGAGATTTAGAGTGTTGAAAATAGGGAAGCTGCATTAATAAAATGGGGGCCTTTGAGTTTCTTATGTTTATTTCTTTTCTTATGTTTATTTCTTGtgaatatatattaaatttttgtAATATATAATTTAGTGCATAATGATTAAGGAATGGATGTTTTAGTATTGTATAAAATGTTCATGTTTTTATTATTTGTTTGTATGCGAGATATAGGTTTATGTTTACAATTATTTATAAATATGTGTATTGGTTTTCATTGTCAATTTTGTTTTGGGAATGCAATATGTTCAAATCATTTACAACAACTATTATAATGGCCATGGATAAAAAGAATTGATTTGAATGACTATATGAAAAATTGTACATAATATAAGTCGTTTGATTCCGCTAGCTATGGCTTGGAGAGTTAATAGTTCCTAGCTATTGCAAATGGAGAGGTGGGTAAGTCACCATCAATGCTATTTGAGGGTCCTCTACAACTTTATGGAGTGACAAAAAGAGTCCAAAAAGATAGGGTTGTACAATGTTGTGTATTCTTGTATGAGATTGCAACTAAGAGAGGGTTACATAGTGGTAAGAAAGAGAGAGTTTGGATAAGAAGATTCCTTCACAATGAAAAGTGGTGAATGTTGGTACAAAATTAAAATCCTCTAGAAGAGTGGGCTGTAATAGATATTTTAGAAAGAATGGATTAAGTGTTGTAACCCATAAGGGAAGTACAAGATGAATTAGAGTCACCTAAAGAGAATAAGGGAAGAGACTAAGTGCATGAAGGATTTGGAATTAAAATTGAAGAAGGagaaggacaataaatagtaggaAAATTGTTAGGAATTATATTTTGTGCATCTTgcataatgtttaattaattatgatATGTGTGGTGCACCTAGGAGGCCTTAGAAGTTTGCACATCACTAGGAGGTAATATTGTTAGGCCAAATTTATGTGTTGTATGTAACATTTGGGGTCTTGCATTAGGAAAATGTATTTAATCTAATATTGGAGAAAtattaataaagtgaaaacttagtacccaatattaaataatgTGTTAATGGTTTTGTAATCTCATGGTTTTATGTAATATCATTTGGTTGTTTTGTGtgagcttgtttctataaaagaaaacACAAGGGTAGTTGCCTAAGGTTGGCTAGTTGGCCATTTTGACTAAGGGGTTGAAAGCATATATTATTCAACATTTGTGAGGGTTTAAAGTATAACATGTGATGTTATGTTACATTCTTGTTTACTTGGAGTGCTTGCATAAAAATTATgttttagaagtgtgcaaggtcTCTAAAGATTTATTGTAATTGTACTTCATCACAAAATAATGCATGAATGATAGATGATTTTGGAGGCTTGTTTTATTCCTCTTGGGGTTTCCTTTAGGGTATGTTTTGTGTCATATTTGATGGTAAGTCTTTTATTGTTTTGCATATGGATTTTGAATAATTATTTGCATAGATTTCTCTTTCTTCATAATGTGACGATTTGTTATTATGGCTGAAAATTTCCtgtcatttggtatcagagccatgattGTTGTTATGTAGCATTTGTTGGAGTAAATCTATTATTAAGTTGAATGTAGGACATGTATGGAAAGAATGAAGATGTGGCAAGGTATGAGGTTCTTATGTAAGTTATTTTTTGCAAATTAGGTGGTTTTAGACTATAGATCTATGATTTTTTGTTGCATATCTGAACTTATGAATCTTTGTTTTACAAAGAGTTTTCATGGGTGTTCATATGAGAGTTTTGGGGGGAGGTTTTACAAATGCCCCCCTACCACAAAATAGACCTCACCATTAGACCTAGGAGACTAGAGAAATAACTAATACATAAAATTCCCCCTATTTGGGAAAATTTGAAAATGGCATTTTCTTTTGCTCCCTACCCTCATTGTATGGTCATATGACTATATGAGTTGTAGaaggagaaaataaaaattaaaagttaaTTCTTGTGCATTGCAGAAAAATTTATATGAATTAtcaagtttattttaaaaaaagtataaaaatatattaaagaatTAGCAGTGGGTGGTAGGTGAGAGGGGGGGGGAAGGAGTTTCTGGACCCCCCATACCCACTAGCCCCTTAAGTTATCCATTGAAAACAATACTAGCCACTACCAATGCCATGGGTCATGGATGGTGGGTCCCATCATTGATAGGGAATTAGCTCCCATTATAGTGTCAACCACTAGCTAGAGCTTCAAggcttaaaaaataaaataaaataaattccaaaATTTACCACCAATATTGAAATTGAGTTGGATTTAATTTGGATCTAATATTAAAATAGAGAGCATATTATGTATCTCATCCGAACAATTTGGATACCATTTGTCTCCTTAAAATCCATAGACAGGTTTACTTCTTCCTACACCCTCTTTTAGGGTCAAGCTGAGGAAAATCTATCTAGTTCAATACAAAATATATCCTAAAGTGACAACTATTTGTGTCAAAAATTTCCAACATTGCAAATATAAACTACCTAGTTAAGAATATAAAGATTTCTCAATAAAGATAATGAAATATTAGTCTAGGGTAGCAAAACAAGCAAAGAAGAAAGGACAAACAATAAGCCATGTTTAAGAATTACTTTAACATGGTTGGATTcataaattttctttaaaaaaaagatGATTTGTTGATAAGATTTTGCATGACATTAAGGTAAATCTCGCATTAGACCTCAGTCTTGGTGACCCTAATTTGAGCATGTTCTCAAGGGCACCCTCCCTATGAAATatcatatgaaaataattttttctaACCCAAGATATGCGCTATCAAATTCAATAACAAAGACAACCACATAGTGGGCTTTTCTAACAAAGCTATCTTGCAAAACATATTGGGGATAAACTCTCTAGACATCATGAGTGGCATTGCCATCATCAAGTGTTGTCGAACCTCCTATTGCAATAACCATATAGTGACAAAAGATCAAGGCCATTTAAAAGATTAGAAAATATCCACAAACATGACAACATGACATATGTCACAATAAATATAgactaataaaaataaatttttattttacaaaaaataatataacatCAAGAATGCACAAACAAAAACCTATTAAGATATAGAAcctttttaaaatttcattttgaatttttattttattttatttattatgcttGTAATTTTAGTCCCTCTATAATTTTCTAATGTGCTACTTTATTCAAAATATGATAATGATCAAGAGACATTGATATTTGATTTTATCCCAATATATTTCGTGGCAGTGGCCAAATTGGTTTCAGACGTCACCATTTAGTCTGTGTCAAATATACAGTGTACACCTTTGAATTATTATCGACGTGCACGCAATAAACACCATCAAAGTATTTCTTCGTGTACAACTCTTATTGGAAAATATGTCCTCATCATATCAGCCGACCATAATTATAGCTTATTCTTGCCAATAATAATTAATTTGATGCTCCTGACTAAGCCAATGCGTGGGATATATATAATCCATGATTGTGAACTCCAACCAAGATCATTTCAGTCTTTCTTTTGTGGAATAACTTCAACAAAGCAATAATAACACTCAACACTAACGTCCTATCTCTTCCGAATGTACCAAGTGAGAATATCATTAAGAAGGacgaaaattgttttttttttatgttgattgAGTGGAGTTATAATTTTGAATGAATGGTAGTGGCAGAAACAAATTATGATCTTCAGAAATCAGAGATATACACTGAGAATTTGAACGATAATTTATAGTTTTGTCCATACAAGAAAGCAAAGTCCACAAGCATGATGGAACAAGGATGAAAATGACAAGAGGAAATGAGGGTAGAGAAATAATTAAAGCTTTATCAGACAGGTAGTTGAGTAGACTTCCGACAATTAGCAAACAGCCATGGACCATCTATATTTCTGCATCAGGACAGAAGGCAATGATGAATGAATCTGCATTTCACAAAGTATTGTTCACACATGAAAATACTGCTAGAAGATTCTGCAGTTCTAGATACGCTGTTTGGATAATATAAGTTTAAAATGATTCAAGAGTCAACAGTGATCTCGGCAAGATTTAGAGCAACTAGATTCATAGTATCCTTATCGTACAACATCATTTTTTCACCTTCAAAAGATCATTCCGCTTGTAATTTCGTTTTGGTtaaaccaaaacaacaactattcTCTTTCTTTGCCTCAGCCAACACTTGTCAGATATTTGCATTTGGCCCCACATCAATGTTGATGGATTGGACACAAACAGAGATAAATCTACTTTGATCATAATTCTTTCCTTGACAATTTTTACATTACCTACTACGGTGAAAACGTGAGGTTTGAACTCTTGAATAGTTTGGAGTCTAATTATATCCAGCACATGGCTTCAAAGATAAGATTATAAATTCAAGAAACAAATTATGTGAAAAACAACATTATGTTTGCATATGCTTGCTAAGGAGTTAGAAGTGAAGACCGAAATGATTTTTTGCCGTTGCACCATTTTGTTTAGTTTGCTAAATCTTTAGCATCTTGTTGTAGGTTGACCTTTATAACTTCGTCTATTTTCATTTGCTTAAAGTTGTAGGAGGACTATAAGGCGAACAAACTCAAGTCATGGTGTGAATAGAGGCCCCTGGACAACTTCTGAAGATCTTCATTTGAAAAAACAAATACAGCTTCACGAAGAAAGACACTGGAATTCTATTTCTGATAAAGGAGGTAGGACATACTTTTTGGGGTAGATCTTAAACAGCCAAAATTTTGTGTTTTCACTGTGGTACAAAGATAAACTGTCCGAGCTATTGAATTTCGTAAGTGGGTGAATCAGACACCCTATTGGTAATTTGAATTGATCacaatttaaagaattcaaatagGCACATAGGTAACTATCACTGATCTAATTTTGCGAAGAGATTTGTCATTAAATATAATTGGAAGTTTAAGATAGCTGGATTTTTTAAGAACTGCTAACTACGTTCTGTGTCCAGGTTTGAAACGAACAGGAAAGAGTTGCAGGCTCAGGTGGATGAACTACCTCCGCCCCAGTGTCAAAAGAGGTCATATATCCGTTGATGATGAAGAACTCATTATCAGACTTCATAAATTGTTGGGGAATAGGTATGAGATTGCGATTGATTGATTTAAATTTTCCAGTTGAGCTTAAAGATTATTTGTATGGATTTTAGACCTAATCATTGTTGAATCACTTGTAATTATATGCAGGTGGTCATTGATTGCGGGTAGAATGTCTAGACGAACAGATAATGAGATCAAGAACTATTGGAATACACATTTGAGCAAGAAAGTCGGCAGAAAAGATCCCAAATGCACCAAACAAGGCTATAAACATCATGTTGGTGCAGCTACACATTTACAGCTCTCGTCTGATCAAAATGAACAGGTGTGCAGTGAAGCAGAAAGATGAAGGACAGTTGTGGATAATATTATAGCCACAAATGAAATCATCGGTTCAACAGAGTCCGAAGATTATTCTGTATGCATTGTCAAAGATCAGAACAGTTTTTCATATGAAGAAATTGAGAGCTTTCTGGTGGAACCAGATCGGGACATACAATGGAATATTTCTTCCAACTGGGGAAGTGTGAATTACGAACAGTTTAATGGATATGAAGAATCTCTAGTACAAGATACTTCAATCCGTATGGAGCAAATCACAGATGTATCCAATGATGCTAACAACATTTATCATGTGGATTCTCTTCCAAATTCATCTTCGTTATTATCGGGATTAATCTACCCACCTTATTTTTACTGCTTATTTCCCGACATGTCATTTAATATGATTTCAAGTGAACCATGGAACTTCCCATTTACTGCAGAAGGGATTTCAAACAATTCCTCCCCTTGAGCAGAAATACCTGCTTTGTTCTTTTGAAGAGTTAAGTAATCAATCACTTTAGATAACGGTTTGAATAGAAATATGGAGCGGGAATCCAGTTATCTATGAGCTGGTGCTACTAGAGAAAATTGAAGATCTCGTATTGTTTTGATGGCTAAATGCTTATTGATTCACAAAGTTCTAATAATATATGGTTCCTTTTAAAAAACCTTTGACAATTTGTTACGTATTCATTCACTTTTACAAAAGTTTACCTCTGGGTTCTTTTTCAGATTTTAAAGCTCCTCAGCTTATTTATTCAgtgtaaataaaattattttataaatatgtaAACGTGTGACCGGTCGCTCTTCCAATTTATCACTGTGACATTCAATATGATGGGAATATAGCGTACGCGATAGCATTTGAACATCACTGGAACTGTAGGCAAGAATATTCTATCagaaaaaggtaaataaaaaaGGAAAGTAAGAAGAATTGAAAGAAGTTATATTCTTACTCCATTGAAATGTCAAGGAGAGATGAAAAATGGTACAAGAATATTGCTATTAACTAAGGAAAAAAAATATTGGAAAAAATATCGGGAGAACTTAAATATGAAGGTCTTTATAGTCTCACAAGAAAGATAATTAAGGTAAGATGGTGAAAATAGTAGCAATTGTTTTTTAACAATAAAAATTTTGCAAACATATAATAAGTATAAAAAAGGAGAGAAAATAATAACTACAAGATAGGATATAATTTAAATAGATGTAATTAATATAGTTCTAGGTGATGTAAGTGATCATGATCATGCAATGAATCATGGTGAAGAAATGGAGAAGGTGTTgattctcaaatcaacagattgtaTAACCTTAAGAATATGTCAATTTCTAGTATCAGGTTTCACAAgtgatttggccaatgaacaagagtTAACCAAAAGGTAGATTTGTTCTATTCTTTAGGTTCTACCATACCTAGGAAAGGGTACCTTCTATCTCACCATTCAAATCCCTTTAAATATTCAATGATGGTGACAAAAGTAGATTAAACCCGACACAATCTTCAGAGGTTTATTGATTTGGAATCTTGACTtaaatatcctctttattttctatTCCATACTTGCATGAGGGTTTGAAATAGATACTTAAAATATTAAAATACTTTTATTTTCTACTActgatataaaataatataattggaAATTTAGGTGGAAGAAACCCTAAGAATAACTGAAACAAGTGCCTTCTCAATAGGGCAATGAAGTCCAAATAACAAGTATCTTCCTCTCGATTACAGTTCAAACTTTTTGGCACATTATCTGTTCATGCCTTGCATAAACATGCATAAATGTAATTTTATTAGGTTCTTCATTTTAATCCAAGTGATTCCTTCAAATTACTATGACTTATTAAGTGAATTTAATCCTGCCTTGTAGAAACTAATTGaataaatcacacaaaacaagagaGTTGCTTTGATAAATCAAAAATATCCTTGATacattgatttaaataataagaaaGAAATCAATTTGGAGACAACCATGTAGCATTTATCATATTTTAGCACAAACAATTGAAATCAGAATTTAGACACAAGATCCTTGCATTATATTATTGCTATTGCAAAAAACGTGTCACAGATTGTTGTATATATTTTTGGTGTGTTTCTTCGAGCCCCTTAAGTGGCCTTGGTTTCTCCCTTATATACAAAATGGAATAAGCGAAAAGCTTCAAACCATTACAAAAGAACCTTTCAATTACCATACTTGAAAATGAAAAGATATGCCTTTCACTTTAAAAGATAACAAAGTATAATTATATTGTTTCAAATAGTTACAATTAAagaaaagtgttttttttttttaaaataaaaaaatggaaacCATTAAAACATAAGGAAAAGTTGGTGATTATGAATTCAATTCATTGTCTTCATAATTCAAATAGAAACCTGTAACTAATAGGTCTGGCAAGGTTCTATTTAAAGTTGGAGTGGTCTCCATGGTCACCTGTTGTCACTTCATTGCATCGTTCCTCCGAAGTCTTCAATTATTGACTTTCCCATTGATACACGTCATAGTCACTAGGCCACTTATACTTCTACACGTCTGGGACATTCACCATGTGATCCTTCCAACTCTTATCTATTATTGCACATACCTCAGAGATGAATTTCATGTATCCATTATCCAACATTACTATTTTGCCTAGGAAGAGATTAAGGCTTTGAACACAGATGTCTCTTTTTCTTGTATATGTAAAGGATAAGTGGAGCCATTTGATCGAAATCTTTCTTCTAGTCATTCAAGCCctttatatatttatcttgatCAACAATTGGTGGGATGGTCCAATTCTTAAATGTATAGAATGAGTCAATACTATCCTTCACCATGGGTTCTTCTACTGAAATGTACTTGAGTTCTTCAATCATAGTTTTTACCATTTTTTCAGTTGTTTTGATGGCATGAGGGGCATCTGGATCTCTTTGCAATACTCTACATAAAGTGATCAAAGTATGGTGCACTAGTTGCCACCTTTTGAACAATGCTTCCAACACATTCTTATTCTCTTTAAATACTTCGAATGcttaaattaataataattcatAGACTTTGTGCACATCGTCTAACCTATCAATGACATAGTTTACCCTATGTGTCAACATATTTTCAAATAAAAAGAGAATTTGTTGTGACATTTTTTATTTGGTATCTTCATTCATTCTTTTTAATTTCCCAATTTCTTTTTCACAATT encodes:
- the LOC131029072 gene encoding transcription factor MYB1-like; its protein translation is SCRRTIRRTNSSHGVNRGPWTTSEDLHLKKQIQLHEERHWNSISDKGGLKRTGKSCRLRWMNYLRPSVKRGHISVDDEELIIRLHKLLGNRWSLIAGRMSRRTDNEIKNYWNTHLSKKVGRKDPKCTKQGYKHHVGAATHLQLSSDQNEQVCSEAER